A region of Epinephelus fuscoguttatus linkage group LG1, E.fuscoguttatus.final_Chr_v1 DNA encodes the following proteins:
- the LOC125889068 gene encoding uncharacterized protein LOC125889068: MLDCEGMESHGLRNIPPVEPVVAAHLHPKASLSSLGPALPSRADRFQSSLTDKAYKAAALSARALNATSLLMAYQAELEEEMTASPDPMLWEEMCVITDHCLHLHKVAIQSQGRAMGLMVLQERARWLIFTTLSAKEKEDLLDTPISPKGLFGAAVTSMQKRCEERKREDKALKLCLRRRAPTATLPAHRQTFAQAVARPPPTFKIPKLPKSQAAPQAPPRAQAPKGPWQKKSSSQEGTLPDRPPPTFTHGSAPLGVDALAHQWPRILLYAFPPIALISPTLARVREEGARGNISSPPREAGPVGLAREWLNLQSGGLPPGVIETIQSARAPSTRSLYESKWSIFEKWCSNTQEIPFQCSVVVILAFLQDMVDKRMAFSTIKVYLAAISACHIGFGGKTVGQHPLVCRFMKGARRKLPVSKPLAPSWDLPMVLDALSAPPFEPLDQVDLKMVALKTVLLLSLASAKRVGEIHALSVHEECTKFSAGNTRVTLQPNPAFMPKVLGSCSPIDLVSFYPPPFSSDEHRRLHMLCPVRALRIYMDRTEGCRKSDQLFVSWAKNQVGKPVSKQRLSHWIVGAIALAYSAKGAQAPEGLRAHSTRGLSTSWALFRGVPIQEICAAASWASPHTFIRFYKLDVTASSLAHSVLGLAKP, encoded by the exons TGCACTGTCGGCGCGAGCCCTGAACGCCACCTCCCTTCTTATGGCGTATCAAGccgagctggaggaggagatgacGGCTTCACCTGACCCCATGTTGTGGGAGGAAATGTGTGTGATCACTGACCACTGCCTTCACCTCCACAAGGTGGCCATCCAGTCACAGGGCAGAGCCATGGGGTTGATGGTGCTACAGGAGAGAGCCCGCTGGCTTATTTTCACCACACTGTCAGCCAAGGAGAAGGAAGATCTCCTCGACACCCCCATATCACCCAAGGGCCTCTTTGGCGCAGCGGTCACGTCCATGCAAAAGAGGTGCgaggagagaaaaagggaaGACAAAGCCCTGAAGCTGTGTCTGCGGAGAAGGGCACCCACCGCCACCCTCCCGGCTCACCGTCAAACCTTTGCCCAGGCTGTGGCACGGCCTCCTCCCACCTTCAAAATTCCCAAGCTGCCTAAATCCCAGGCAGCTCCTCAGGCTCCGCCAAGAGCACAGGCTCCAAAGGGTCCGTGGCAGAAGAAATCTTCATCCCAAGAGGGGACTCTGCCCGACCGGCCACCCCCCACCTTTACCCACGGG AGTGCACCACTGGGGGTGGACGCGCTGGCTCATCAGTGGCCTCGGATTCTCTTGTATGCATTCCCCCCGATAGCATTGATTTCCCCCACCCTAGCCAGGGTGAGGGAGGAAG GGGCACGGGGAAATATTTCATCCCCACCCAGAGAGGCTGGCCCTGTGGGCTTGGCCCGTGAATGGCTCAATCTACAGTCTGGAGGCCTTCCCCCAGGCGTGATTGAGACTATTCAGAGTGCTAGGGCTCCCTCAACGAGGTCCCTTTATGAGAGCAAATGGTCGATCTTTGAGAAATGGTGCTCAAACACACAAGAAATTCCCTTTCAGTGTTCTGTAGTGGTGATCTTGGCTTTCCTACAGGACATGGTGGACAAAAGGATGGCCTTTTCCACTATTAAGGTGTATTTGGCAGCCATTTCGGCCTGCCATATCGGCTTTGGGGGGAAAACTGTGGGACAGCATCCCCTGGTCTGCCGCTTTATGAAGGGTGCACGTCGCAAGCTTCCTGTTTCTAAACCATTAGCACCGTCCTGGGACCTCCCCATGGTGCTGGATGCCCTTTCAGCCCCACCTTTTGAACCACTAGATCAGGTGGACTTGAAAATGGTGGCTTTAAAGACAGTGTTATTACTGTCTCTGGCCTCAGCTAAACGCGTGGGTGAGATTCACGCTCTTTCAGTACATGAAGAATGTACAAAGTTCTCTGCAGGAAATACAAGGGTGACCTTACAGCCTAACCCAGCGTTTATGCCTAAGGTGTTGGGGTCATGTTCCCCTATTGACCTTGTATCCTTCTATCCCCCGCCTTTCTCCTCAGATGAGCATCGGCGGCTACACATGCTGTGCCCAGTGCGGGCCTTGCGCATCTACATGGACAGAACTGAAGGCTGTAGAAAAAGTGACCAGCTTTTTGTGTCTTGGGCAAAGAATCAGGTGGGGAAGCCAGTCTCTAAGCAGCGGCTTTCTCACTGGATTGTGGGGGCTATTGCTTTAGCTTATAGCGCCAAAGGGGCGCAAGCACCAGAGGGTCTGCGTGCTCATTCTACCAGGGGTCTCTCCACGTCCTGGGCCCTTTTCAGAGGGGTCCCCATTCAGGAAATTTGTGCCGCAGCAAGCTGGGCCTCTCCACACACCTTCATCAGGTTCTACAAGCTTGATGTTACAGCCTCTTCTCTGGCCCATTCAGTGCTTGGTTTGGCCAAGCCCTAG